In Campylobacter showae CSUNSWCD, the sequence GGTGGGGGGGCGACGCTTCGTAAGTAGAAACCCCTTCCGCCTCCCAAGAAAAAGAAAAAACTTAAAATTGTAAAGAAGCTAAAATTTAGCGAAGGTAAGTCATGCAATCTATCGAGTTAAATTTTTACTAGCTTCATTAAAGGCGCGCAAGAGACAAGCCGCTAAAAAAGAAACCAAAATGCAAAATTTAAACGAACTATTACGCTTAGCCAAGCTTGCGGCTACAAAAGCAGGCAACGAGATAATGAAATTTTACGCCCACAAGGGCTTTGACGACGAGATTTTAGCAGCTCGCTCGACTTTACCAGAAAGTGCATTTAGCCAAAACGGCCTGGATTTTGAGGTAAATTTAAAAACCGATCATTCGCCCGTGACCTCGGCCGATCTTGCGGCAAACGCCGCGATATTTGAAACGCTAAAAAGCTCGCAAATCCCGATCTGCTCGGAGGAAAAGATTCTGGGCGAGTCTGCGCGGACCTTTTGGCTCATCGACCCGCTAGACGGCACGAAGGATTTTATCGAAGGTAGCGGCGAGTTTTGCGTCTGTATCGCGCTCATAGAGGACGGTCGCCCGGTTCTTGGCGTTATCTACGTGCCCGTTACCGGCGAAATTTATAGCGCAGCAAAGGGCGAGCCAACGCAAAAAGAGCTTTATAAAAACGGCTCATTTATCCCGCAAATTTTAGCCGTAAACGAGAGAGCGCCGCAAACGATAATCAGCGGCAAACGCGGCAAAAACGTAACGGCGGGCAAGCTCGCGACCGCTCTAAATTTTGACATCGCGCGGCTAAGCTCGGCGATCAAATACTGCCGCATCGCCGAAAACCTCGCGGGCGCATACATGCGCTACTCGCCAAGCTCTATATGGGACAACGCCGCGGGCGAGATGATCGCTGCGGGCGCGGGCGCAAAGATGATCGATCTAGCAACGCTAAAAGCGCCGATCTACGATGCCGCCTCGCTAAAAAACAACGAATTTATCGTCATCGCAAAGGATTTTTTAGACCGCGAGGATGAAATTTTACGAGCGATAAAGCAGATAAATTTATAAACCAAAAGGCGACTCGCCGCCACGAGAACGCCGCTGTTTTTGGCGATGCCTTGCAAATTTGGACAGCTAAAATTTGACGACAAAAACCGCCGAATTTACCTTTTTTTCGCGAATTTTTCGGCGAGCAAACCCTTAAATGCTAGCTAAAATTTAATCACCGACCGTAAAATCAGCAATTTTCCAGCCGAAAAAAGTCAAATTTAGCCGTAAGGCAAAATTTAAATCCTCGTTAGCTCGCTTCTAGGACTAGCCTGCAGATCAAGCCCCGCAAACTCGCCGCGCAGGTACTTTTCGCGTCCCGCGCGCGCGATCATCGCGGCGTTATCGGAGCAAAACTCCAGCGGCGCACAGATGAGCTCGCAGCCGTATTTCTCGCATAAAGCCTTTAGGCGAGAGCGCAGATTTAGATTCGCGCTCGCTCCGCCCACGACGCCGAAACGCTCAAATTTACGCTGGGCAAAGATCTTTTCTAGCTTGTTTAAGATGTGCTTGCAAGCCGTATTTTCAAAGGCAAAGCAGATGTCGGCAACATCCTGCGCGCCGAGATTTCCGCTTTCGGCGAGCCTTTGGGTTTCGACGCGAACCTGATTTTTTAGCCCCGAGAAGCTATACGCCGTGCGCGCATCGCCCAGCAGCGGCACGGTAAATTTAAACCTCTCACGCCCGCTTTTTGCCGCCTTTTCGACCGCTACGCCGCCAGGATACCCCAGCCCCAGCATCTTTGCGACCTTGTCAAAGCTCTCGCCGAAGCTATCGTCCATCGTCGCGGCTAGCACGCTCACTGCCCCGTCCGCGCCGATATCTAGCGCCATCGTGTGCCCGCCGCTAACGAGCAGTACGCCCGCAGGCAGCCGCGCCTCCTGCGACAAAAACAGCGAATACACGTGCCCGGCGAGGTGATTTACCGCGATTAACGGCACGCGCAGCGACGAGGCGAGCGCCTTTGCCATCGCGACGCCACCAACTAGGCTTACGGAGAGTCCCGGCTCGTTCGTGACGGCGACGGCTTTTACGCAGGGTAGCTCGGGTTTGATCTGCTCTAAAATTTTAGGCAGCGCAGCCGTATGCAAGCGTGCGGCCAGCTCCGGTACCACTCCGCCAAATGCGCAGTGCTCGGCATCCTGCGATATTTTTTTATGAAATTTTAGCTCCAAGGTCTCGATGTCAAGTAGTGCTACCGAGCTATCGTCGCAGCTGCTTTCTATACCCAAAATCAACCCGCCCGCACTGCCATGTTGTAAATTTTCGCTCATTTTATTGATTTTCCTTTTTTAGCGCATTTTACCGCTTTTTGCTTTCGCGGTTATAAATTCGCCCCGCTTCTTAGCAAAGGTGGTAAAATACGCGCGCAAATCGCTTGCCCTAAATTTACGACGAAACCAAATTTGACGCACCGAGACCCGCACTGCAAAAATGCTAAATTTGGTTTAGTTAAATTTGGCGTTGTGCATTAAATTTAATCTTTCTTGTTAAGGGGGAAGGGGCTTGAATTACGCTCTGCTTTGCAGTTGCGAGGCAACGCCGAAGCAAAAGAGCTCCCTTCCCCCTTAACGATCCCCTATCCCCCTACGACGTTAGAAGTTGATGCACTGCGTGCAGGTTTAAATTTGACGCTTGCGCGTCGCAGATTTTAAATTTGCATTTTTAGGGTACAGGTCTCGGCGACTCAAATTTACAAATTTGAACATGAAACGATAAGGCGAAGTATTTTTGCGTTTAGACGAGGCGGAAACGACGGAGGCGAGGGAGCGGACTAGTCGTCCGTGACCGAAGCCGACCGAGTTTCCAACGACGTATAAACCAAAAAGACAAGCTGAAAAAAGCTAAATTTTCAGCCCGTTTTCGTACCAATCTATCTTTCTAGTTAAATACATCACCAGCGCAATCACCGCAAATATCATAACGCTGCCCATCAAAAGCGCGTAGTCCTCGGACTGCAAGATACCGTAGAGCAAGCAGTAGCTAACCCCGTGTACGAGCGCTATAAACACGCCCCATTTGCGCGCCCGAAAGATTGCCGAACCGTAGAAAAGTATCGTCGCGCACACGGCTGCGGCCGCGATGAGATAACTAGCTAGGAAGCTAATATGCTCGGAAAACGAGAGCACGAGCAGGTAAAATAGCACATCGGCGGCTCCGATGAGTAGGTACTGGATCGGGTGAATGCGGACGCGGCTGTAAATTTCGCACAAAAAGATCGCCAAAAACGGCACCGCTAAAAACAAAATCGCATAGGTCACGCAGCGTGCGATGAGCGAGTAGTTGTTTACGGGACTGATGAAGCTAGCCTCGACGCCCTCTAGCCCCATCTCGCGCCTGCCGTCCATGATCCACGCCTGCGGAACGCCGGTGCTAAGGCCCGAAATCTCCCACTGCGCGTTAAAGCCGCTGCTGGTAACTTCGCGCGATTTAGGCAGCCAGCCGCCGCTAAAAGACGGCGAGCTCCACGAGGATTTTACGTCAAATTTATTATCCTGCCCCACAGGGACAAAGCTCGCGCTCTGCCCGCCCTGCATAGATAGCACGCCCGCTAGCTCAAAGCCGCCGTTTGCTAAATTTGCAGGTAGTTTGTAGTGGACGCTTTGGGTAAAGGGCGAGTATTTAGGCGGCGCAAAAGACTGCGCGAGTTCTTGGCCGTTTGCTTTTAGCGCGGGAAACGCGGTAAAGGTCTTTTTGCTGCCTACGCCTAAAATCAGCGTCGCCTCGCTTAGCAAAACGTCGCTTTCCGCGATATTTAGCTGCTCGAAATTTAGCGGCGCAAATTTTGCTTTTAGCGCGACGTCGCCGTTAAAAACGGGCACGCTAAAGATACCGCGCTTTAGATACTGCGGATTTAGCTGGGTCGATAGCTCGTATGACTGCGGCGCTATCATGATCTGCTCGGTTGTCTGCGATACCGCCGCTACGCCGTTTTCGTTGTAGATCGCCGTTTGCTTTTTATACGGCACTGAGATCAAAACGCCCTCGATCCTAAGCTCTCCGCCGACGGGCTGCATGATGGACTCCTCGGCGCTTTGCTTGACGTAGGCGCGGTCAGAGATCATCGAACTGATGAAACCTAGCGGGATAAGCAGCAGCAAAAGCAGGACGAAAATGATGACGGGTTTCGTCCAAAAGCCGCCCCTGACGCTATCCATGATTTTGTTTTCCATTGGATTTCCTTTTGATTTTTTTCACTGCAATTTTAACTAGAAATCGTAATAAATCGGTAAGAAAGGTTGTAAATTTAGAGCAAATTTGACGGCAAATTTAGCCGCGTCGCAAGCTGCGCTTTCTAAAGTAGCTATAAATCCAAGCTCCAAGCACCAAAATAGCCGCGAGGCAATACATATAAAAGGCCGCGCCGTTTTCATACTCCACGTCCTGCGCATAAAAACGGGCTGCGACATCTCTGGGTTTCGCGCCGCCTCGTCCGCGATCTGCGACATCACCTCATCGTCATGCACGTCTAGCGTGATCTTTCGCAGATCGATGAAATTCGTCCGCTTATCCAGATGCCTGCCGCTGCGACCCGTGACGTAAACGCTATGCGAGTAAAAATTTAGATAATAAAATCCCGCGTCGTCCTTAAAAAGCCTTTCCGAGATCTGCCGCACGGCGCCTTTAAACGGATTGTCGCCCGCCCTTTTTAGCGCACTTAGCGAGCTGGCGTCTGCGCCAAATTTATAATAAACGTACCAAAATGCGTCTTTGAGCCAGCCCTCGATACCGCTGCCGCGCGGACGATTTAAAATTTTATCCTTGCTTAGATAAAATATGCCGTTTTTGCTCGCAAACAGCATGTATTCCTGATGCCCGCTCTTAAAATTTAGCGGCGTATAGGGCTCGTTTGCAGCATCAAATCTCCCGCCGCCCTTATAAACGCTACGTCCGTAGCGGGATCAAAAAGAAACTCTATGCCCGCGTTTGGTTCCATCAGATACATCTGCTCGCTAGGGGTGAAATTTAGCCTCTCTCCGCCTTTATAGACGCTGCGTCCGTCACTCAGCCACCGATCGACCGGGCGAAAGTGCGCGGGCAGCTCGGGGCCGTCTTCGTATATGATTTTTCGCCTTATCTGTTTTAGGTTTTTTACGTCCGCACCCGCTAAAATTTTACCCTCGTAAAATACCCGCTCGCCGTCCGTGGCGACG encodes:
- a CDS encoding 3'(2'),5'-bisphosphate nucleotidase CysQ family protein, with translation MQNLNELLRLAKLAATKAGNEIMKFYAHKGFDDEILAARSTLPESAFSQNGLDFEVNLKTDHSPVTSADLAANAAIFETLKSSQIPICSEEKILGESARTFWLIDPLDGTKDFIEGSGEFCVCIALIEDGRPVLGVIYVPVTGEIYSAAKGEPTQKELYKNGSFIPQILAVNERAPQTIISGKRGKNVTAGKLATALNFDIARLSSAIKYCRIAENLAGAYMRYSPSSIWDNAAGEMIAAGAGAKMIDLATLKAPIYDAASLKNNEFIVIAKDFLDREDEILRAIKQINL
- the tsaD gene encoding tRNA (adenosine(37)-N6)-threonylcarbamoyltransferase complex transferase subunit TsaD: MILGIESSCDDSSVALLDIETLELKFHKKISQDAEHCAFGGVVPELAARLHTAALPKILEQIKPELPCVKAVAVTNEPGLSVSLVGGVAMAKALASSLRVPLIAVNHLAGHVYSLFLSQEARLPAGVLLVSGGHTMALDIGADGAVSVLAATMDDSFGESFDKVAKMLGLGYPGGVAVEKAAKSGRERFKFTVPLLGDARTAYSFSGLKNQVRVETQRLAESGNLGAQDVADICFAFENTACKHILNKLEKIFAQRKFERFGVVGGASANLNLRSRLKALCEKYGCELICAPLEFCSDNAAMIARAGREKYLRGEFAGLDLQASPRSELTRI
- the creD gene encoding cell envelope integrity protein CreD, with the protein product MENKIMDSVRGGFWTKPVIIFVLLLLLLIPLGFISSMISDRAYVKQSAEESIMQPVGGELRIEGVLISVPYKKQTAIYNENGVAAVSQTTEQIMIAPQSYELSTQLNPQYLKRGIFSVPVFNGDVALKAKFAPLNFEQLNIAESDVLLSEATLILGVGSKKTFTAFPALKANGQELAQSFAPPKYSPFTQSVHYKLPANLANGGFELAGVLSMQGGQSASFVPVGQDNKFDVKSSWSSPSFSGGWLPKSREVTSSGFNAQWEISGLSTGVPQAWIMDGRREMGLEGVEASFISPVNNYSLIARCVTYAILFLAVPFLAIFLCEIYSRVRIHPIQYLLIGAADVLFYLLVLSFSEHISFLASYLIAAAAVCATILFYGSAIFRARKWGVFIALVHGVSYCLLYGILQSEDYALLMGSVMIFAVIALVMYLTRKIDWYENGLKI